A single genomic interval of Phycisphaerae bacterium harbors:
- a CDS encoding ATP-binding protein produces MEELFKVLVVDDEAGMRSGVARVLNDYSINLPEIKSEVRFEVIEAVSAESGLEMIESQHPDILFLDHKLPGMSGLELLSKIAEKKIDVLTVMITAYASLEAAVEATKNGAYDFLAKPFSPGELKHMIRKAAGRIIYKRQAKNLSEEKKRVRFQFISVLAHELKSPLAAIQGYLNIVNDRVLGNELGAYDNVINRSLIRLEGMKKLIFDLLDMTRIESEQKKRDFTDINLCELAKKSVETCILTAKERNIAVNLEVKNDLTMKGDVFEIEIILNNLISNAIKYNNDSGKVDINISTNRERIVIKVSDTGIGMKEEEINKLFKDFVRIKNEKTRNILGSGLGLSTVRKLAELYNGKVTVESEFSKGSTFTVELLRDSQEFLKEENESSGNNIPVKTEKPF; encoded by the coding sequence GTGGAAGAATTATTTAAAGTTCTTGTTGTCGATGACGAAGCCGGGATGCGGTCGGGAGTAGCGAGGGTTTTGAATGATTACAGCATTAATTTGCCTGAAATAAAATCTGAAGTCAGATTTGAAGTGATAGAAGCAGTGAGCGCTGAAAGCGGGCTGGAGATGATAGAATCACAGCATCCTGATATTCTGTTTCTTGACCATAAACTGCCCGGAATGAGCGGCCTTGAACTGCTGAGTAAAATCGCGGAAAAGAAAATTGATGTGTTGACCGTGATGATTACGGCTTACGCTTCGCTGGAAGCAGCGGTTGAGGCAACGAAGAACGGCGCATATGATTTTCTTGCCAAGCCTTTCTCTCCCGGGGAGCTTAAGCATATGATTCGCAAAGCCGCCGGCAGAATTATTTATAAACGTCAGGCTAAAAATCTGTCTGAAGAAAAGAAAAGGGTTCGTTTCCAGTTTATTTCAGTACTTGCTCACGAGCTTAAGTCTCCGCTTGCGGCGATACAGGGTTATTTGAATATTGTCAATGACAGGGTTTTGGGCAATGAACTTGGCGCTTATGATAATGTGATTAACAGAAGCCTGATTCGGCTCGAAGGAATGAAAAAACTGATATTTGACCTGCTGGATATGACTCGGATTGAGTCTGAGCAGAAAAAGCGGGACTTTACTGATATTAATCTTTGTGAACTTGCCAAAAAGTCGGTTGAAACCTGTATTTTGACCGCGAAAGAGCGGAACATCGCCGTTAATCTTGAGGTTAAGAATGATTTAACGATGAAGGGCGATGTTTTCGAGATTGAAATTATATTGAATAACCTGATATCAAATGCGATTAAATACAATAACGATAGCGGGAAAGTTGACATCAACATAAGTACGAATAGAGAACGGATTGTTATAAAAGTCAGCGATACCGGCATCGGGATGAAAGAAGAAGAAATAAACAAACTATTTAAGGACTTCGTGAGGATAAAGAACGAAAAAACAAGAAATATCCTCGGAAGCGGCCTTGGGCTTTCAACCGTTAGAAAGCTTGCGGAACTATATAACGGGAAAGTAACAGTTGAAAGCGAATTTTCCAAAGGCAGCACTTTTACTGTCGAACTTTTGAGGGATTCGCAGGAATTTTTGAAAGAAGAAAATGAATCGTCAGGAAATAATATCCCGGTTAAAACAGAAAAACCATTCTGA
- the hydE gene encoding [FeFe] hydrogenase H-cluster radical SAM maturase HydE: protein MNRQEIISRLKQKNHSELGKLWDFADRIRKENVGEQIHLRGLIEFSNICSRKCLYCGINAGNSKLQRYQMTKEEILECVQAACKLGYGTVVLQSGENKRLDVNFLADVIREIKETTGLAITLSVGQWDREVYKLWKQAGADRFLLRFETNDDELYRRLHPDSKNGVEERFEALKLLKELGYEVGSGVMIGLPGQSYESLADDLLEFKELDLDMIGVGPYIKHENTELDRNMQAFLLGSENQVPATEEMGYKVFALARILCPKANIPATTALATLNPENGYEKALACGCNVVMPNITPIKYRQFYNLYEGKTCRQHLDFDMAIKQRIEKISRMAGSGKGVSLRFLERTESGAKI from the coding sequence ATGAATCGTCAGGAAATAATATCCCGGTTAAAACAGAAAAACCATTCTGAACTTGGAAAGCTGTGGGATTTCGCCGACCGAATCCGAAAAGAAAATGTCGGCGAACAAATACATCTCAGGGGCCTGATTGAGTTTTCAAACATTTGCAGCAGGAAATGTCTCTATTGCGGCATAAACGCGGGCAACAGTAAATTACAGCGTTACCAGATGACTAAAGAAGAAATTCTCGAATGTGTCCAAGCAGCCTGTAAACTCGGATATGGAACGGTTGTTCTGCAAAGCGGTGAAAATAAAAGGCTGGATGTAAATTTTCTGGCGGACGTTATAAGAGAAATTAAGGAAACAACCGGCCTTGCGATTACTTTGAGCGTTGGCCAGTGGGACAGGGAAGTTTATAAACTGTGGAAGCAGGCGGGGGCCGACAGATTTCTTCTGAGATTCGAGACAAACGACGACGAATTGTATCGAAGGCTTCATCCTGACAGTAAAAATGGGGTAGAAGAACGATTCGAGGCGTTAAAATTACTAAAAGAGCTTGGTTATGAGGTCGGAAGCGGTGTAATGATTGGCCTGCCCGGCCAAAGCTATGAAAGCCTTGCGGACGATTTACTCGAATTCAAAGAACTCGACCTGGATATGATAGGTGTCGGGCCTTATATTAAACACGAGAATACTGAACTTGACAGAAATATGCAGGCATTCCTGCTTGGTTCAGAAAATCAGGTGCCGGCAACTGAGGAAATGGGTTATAAAGTTTTCGCACTGGCCAGGATTTTGTGCCCGAAAGCAAATATACCGGCGACTACGGCACTGGCGACACTCAATCCTGAAAATGGTTATGAAAAGGCGCTTGCCTGCGGGTGCAATGTGGTTATGCCGAATATTACGCCGATAAAGTACAGGCAATTTTACAATTTATACGAAGGCAAAACCTGCCGGCAGCATTTAGATTTCGATATGGCTATAAAACAAAGAATCGAAAAAATCAGCCGAATGGCAGGGAGCGGAAAGGGAGTCTCGCTCAGATTTCTGGAAAGAACGGAAAGCGGGGCAAAAATATGA
- the hydG gene encoding [FeFe] hydrogenase H-cluster radical SAM maturase HydG: protein MIKEKTFSSTVKDFIDDDYLRRLIDEAKPDKEAVRAIIAKSLNKQALTVEETAVLLAADKKLTEEIFAAARQLKKNVYGNRIVLFAPFYIGNKCINDCKYCAFRVSNKEAIRRTLSSEEIIEQVEALENAGHKRLILVFGEHKEYDADFIAQCVRNVYSVKVGNGEIRRVNINAAPLDIEGYKKVKKAGIGTYQIFMETYHHETYEQNHPVTTMKGDYLYRLDGLSRAFEAGCDDVGIGALFGLYDWRFEVLGLVSHSLFLQKSYGVGPHTISFPRVQPAAGVNIDKKWMVSDYEFTKLVAILRLAVPYTGLILTARESPALRREMMGFGVSQIDAGSRIEIGGYTEFGDAQVMEREQFVLGDIRSLDDVMKELIEDDFVPSFCTSCYRLGRTGEHFMEFAIPGFIKKFCQPNALTTLMEYLVDYASDETKEAGLKLIEAELDKMKDEKIKEQVKERLQKIKQTNQRDMYF, encoded by the coding sequence ATGATAAAAGAAAAAACATTCAGCAGTACCGTAAAAGATTTCATCGATGATGATTATCTTCGCAGACTGATTGATGAGGCAAAACCGGATAAAGAAGCGGTCAGGGCAATTATAGCGAAAAGTCTCAACAAGCAGGCGCTGACAGTCGAGGAAACGGCGGTGCTTTTAGCTGCAGACAAAAAATTAACTGAAGAGATTTTTGCCGCGGCCCGGCAGTTAAAAAAAAATGTGTATGGAAACAGAATAGTCCTGTTCGCTCCTTTCTATATTGGCAATAAATGTATAAACGATTGCAAATATTGTGCTTTTCGGGTTTCCAATAAAGAAGCAATCAGGCGTACACTCAGCAGCGAGGAAATAATTGAACAGGTTGAGGCCCTTGAAAATGCCGGTCATAAACGGCTGATACTGGTTTTCGGTGAGCACAAGGAATATGACGCGGATTTTATAGCTCAATGCGTGCGGAATGTTTACAGCGTTAAAGTCGGCAACGGCGAAATTCGCAGGGTCAATATAAATGCCGCTCCATTGGATATTGAAGGATATAAAAAGGTTAAAAAGGCCGGCATCGGAACGTATCAGATTTTTATGGAGACCTATCATCACGAAACTTATGAGCAAAACCATCCGGTAACAACCATGAAAGGTGATTATTTGTATCGGCTCGATGGTTTGAGCAGGGCGTTCGAGGCCGGCTGCGACGATGTCGGAATCGGTGCGCTGTTCGGGTTGTATGACTGGCGGTTTGAAGTTCTCGGTCTTGTCAGCCATTCTCTATTTTTGCAGAAAAGTTACGGAGTCGGGCCGCATACGATTAGTTTTCCGAGAGTTCAGCCTGCCGCGGGTGTGAACATCGACAAAAAATGGATGGTCAGCGATTATGAATTTACGAAACTTGTCGCGATATTGAGACTTGCGGTTCCATATACCGGCCTGATTTTGACGGCACGTGAAAGTCCGGCTTTGCGAAGGGAGATGATGGGCTTCGGCGTTTCGCAGATTGACGCGGGAAGCAGAATTGAGATTGGCGGATATACGGAATTCGGCGATGCGCAGGTTATGGAACGCGAACAGTTTGTGCTTGGCGATATTCGCAGCCTTGACGATGTGATGAAAGAACTTATTGAAGATGATTTTGTTCCGAGTTTCTGTACTTCCTGTTACAGGCTGGGACGTACGGGCGAGCATTTTATGGAGTTTGCGATACCCGGCTTTATAAAAAAATTCTGCCAGCCGAACGCGCTGACTACCCTTATGGAATATCTTGTCGATTACGCATCTGATGAAACAAAAGAGGCGGGCTTGAAACTTATTGAAGCCGAGCTTGATAAGATGAAAGATGAAAAAATAAAAGAGCAGGTCAAAGAACGGCTGCAAAAGATTAAACAAACCAACCAAAGGGATATGTATTTTTAA
- a CDS encoding aspartate ammonia-lyase: MNLRKEKDLIGEMEIPADALYGIHTARAMENFPLALRPVHKKLISAFGAVKLACAKTNHELKSWDDKKYSVIQQACLEMIAGKLDEHIKVDALQGGAGTSTNMNVNEVLANRALEILGKKAGDYDVISPIDDINLHQSTNDTYPTALRVAALWELTELEGEIVVLLESFQQKEKQFADIVKLGRTQLQDAVLTTLGRQMSAYAEAIGRDRWRIYKCGERLRVVNLGGTAIGTGLGAPRKYIFRAVEHLKDIAKLPLCRAENLIEATQNTDVFVEVSGILKALASNLLKISTDLRIISSGPDGGIGEIVLPARQAGSSIMPGKINPVIPEAVSQAAIAVMANDSAITQACSAGNLELNQFMPLIADAMLTNIQLLTNACRIFAKLCISGIEANEKRCKQNVETSTAIITALVEKIGYKMSQEIAAAAKNENKTIRQIVIERGIISEEEFDGLISPQKVTMLGSADTTEKK; this comes from the coding sequence ATGAATCTGCGCAAAGAAAAAGACCTTATAGGTGAAATGGAAATACCGGCCGATGCCCTATACGGTATTCATACGGCAAGGGCGATGGAGAATTTCCCGCTTGCGCTGCGGCCGGTGCATAAAAAGCTTATTTCAGCGTTTGGCGCAGTAAAACTTGCGTGCGCGAAAACCAATCACGAATTAAAAAGCTGGGATGATAAAAAATATTCTGTAATTCAGCAGGCCTGTCTGGAAATGATTGCCGGCAAACTTGACGAGCATATAAAGGTCGATGCTCTTCAGGGCGGGGCGGGGACGAGCACGAATATGAATGTTAACGAAGTGCTTGCGAATCGCGCTTTGGAAATTCTCGGTAAAAAGGCGGGCGATTACGATGTCATTTCGCCAATCGACGATATTAATCTTCATCAGTCAACTAACGATACTTATCCAACGGCTTTAAGAGTCGCGGCTCTGTGGGAGCTTACGGAGCTTGAGGGTGAAATTGTTGTTTTGCTCGAATCTTTTCAGCAAAAGGAAAAACAATTTGCCGATATTGTAAAACTTGGCAGGACACAGCTTCAGGATGCCGTTCTTACGACGCTTGGGCGGCAGATGAGCGCCTATGCCGAGGCGATAGGACGCGACAGGTGGCGGATTTATAAATGCGGAGAACGTTTGCGGGTTGTAAATCTCGGCGGTACGGCTATTGGAACGGGGCTGGGTGCGCCGAGAAAATATATCTTTCGTGCCGTTGAACATCTCAAGGATATCGCGAAACTGCCGCTTTGCAGGGCGGAAAATCTTATTGAAGCGACGCAGAATACGGATGTGTTCGTTGAAGTCAGCGGAATTCTTAAAGCTCTCGCTTCGAATCTGCTAAAAATTTCAACTGATTTGCGAATTATTTCGAGCGGACCAGACGGCGGAATCGGTGAGATTGTTCTGCCGGCAAGGCAGGCGGGTTCTTCGATTATGCCGGGCAAAATAAATCCTGTTATCCCGGAGGCGGTTTCGCAGGCGGCGATTGCGGTTATGGCAAACGATTCAGCGATTACACAGGCCTGTTCAGCGGGTAATCTCGAATTAAATCAGTTTATGCCGCTTATTGCAGATGCAATGCTGACGAATATACAATTATTGACGAATGCGTGCAGAATATTTGCCAAATTATGCATAAGCGGAATCGAGGCAAACGAAAAACGATGCAAACAAAACGTCGAGACTTCGACGGCGATTATTACTGCGCTTGTTGAAAAAATCGGTTATAAAATGTCGCAGGAAATCGCAGCAGCCGCTAAAAATGAGAATAAAACTATTCGACAAATTGTTATTGAACGCGGAATTATAAGCGAGGAAGAATTTGACGGTTTAATTTCTCCGCAGAAAGTAACAATGCTCGGCAGTGCGGATACTACGGAGAAAAAATGA
- the hydF gene encoding [FeFe] hydrogenase H-cluster maturation GTPase HydF produces the protein MTGTPKSLRLHIGIFGRRNVGKSSLLNAITRQQVSIVSEVAGTTTDPVEKPMELLPIGPVLFIDTAGIDDAGALGDLRIKKTKQIFDRTELGVIVSDNGRWENFEQGIYDELCSRKTPVIAVFNKTDIAPCRQAAIDKLKSMNIPIVQTTANQQKGIVEFRQALINTVPEDFISNSTIMGDLVGPGGLAVLVVPIDKEAPKGRLIAPQVQCIRDILEMDAYCVVVKERELCDVLKRLENQRPKIVVTDSQAFLKVAGDTPDDIPLTSFSILFARFKGDLNEFVNGALAIEKLKPDDKILITESCSHHPIAEDIGRVKIPRWLTQYVGGKLAFDIYQGNDFPENLADYKLVIQCGGCMTNRRQVLSRIEHCRKVGVPVTNYGVAIAYILGIFERALRPFAGSLDYFMRKGQ, from the coding sequence ATGACCGGCACTCCGAAATCTCTGCGTTTACACATTGGCATATTCGGCAGGCGAAATGTTGGGAAGTCGTCGCTGCTGAACGCGATTACTCGTCAGCAGGTTTCGATTGTTTCGGAAGTCGCAGGCACGACGACAGACCCTGTGGAAAAGCCGATGGAGCTTTTGCCGATTGGGCCGGTGCTTTTTATCGATACGGCAGGAATCGACGATGCCGGGGCGCTTGGAGATTTGCGTATAAAGAAGACGAAACAGATTTTTGACCGGACAGAGCTTGGTGTAATTGTAAGCGATAACGGCAGGTGGGAGAATTTTGAACAGGGTATTTATGACGAGCTTTGCAGCAGAAAAACTCCTGTAATAGCTGTATTCAATAAGACTGATATTGCTCCATGCCGACAGGCTGCAATCGATAAGCTTAAATCAATGAATATTCCGATTGTGCAGACAACTGCGAATCAGCAAAAAGGCATAGTGGAATTTCGCCAGGCATTGATTAATACAGTGCCGGAAGATTTCATCAGTAATTCGACTATTATGGGCGACCTTGTCGGACCGGGGGGCTTGGCGGTTCTTGTTGTTCCGATAGATAAAGAGGCGCCGAAGGGCAGGCTGATTGCGCCGCAGGTTCAGTGCATACGCGATATACTTGAAATGGACGCTTATTGTGTGGTTGTGAAAGAACGCGAATTGTGCGATGTGCTGAAAAGGCTTGAGAACCAGAGGCCGAAAATCGTTGTTACGGATTCGCAGGCTTTTCTTAAAGTCGCAGGCGATACTCCGGACGATATTCCTCTTACTTCTTTTTCGATACTATTTGCCAGATTCAAAGGCGACCTGAATGAATTTGTCAACGGAGCTTTGGCAATCGAGAAATTGAAGCCTGATGATAAAATTCTTATCACCGAGTCATGTTCGCATCATCCTATCGCGGAAGATATTGGAAGGGTCAAGATTCCGCGATGGCTGACGCAATATGTCGGCGGGAAACTGGCGTTCGATATTTACCAGGGAAATGATTTTCCGGAAAATCTGGCAGATTATAAACTTGTTATACAATGCGGCGGGTGCATGACGAACAGAAGACAGGTGCTTTCGAGAATAGAACATTGCCGAAAAGTAGGTGTTCCTGTGACAAATTATGGAGTTGCGATAGCGTATATACTTGGTATATTTGAGCGGGCACTTAGGCCTTTTGCCGGCAGTCTGGATTATTTTATGAGGAAAGGACAGTAG
- a CDS encoding response regulator, whose protein sequence is MAKKIVILAIDDDSDVLNALRIILEANGFEMVEAYSAEEGLAKYKESNPDFILVDLMMEEVDAGLNFVREIRCLNNKAPVYMLSSVGDNLSQTTSYIELGLDGVLQKPVNNDTLLKIIRTRVNS, encoded by the coding sequence ATGGCGAAAAAAATCGTTATTCTTGCGATAGACGATGATTCTGATGTGCTCAACGCCCTGAGAATTATTCTCGAAGCCAACGGTTTTGAGATGGTCGAGGCGTATTCTGCAGAGGAAGGATTGGCCAAATATAAGGAATCGAATCCCGATTTTATCCTGGTGGATTTGATGATGGAAGAAGTCGACGCCGGGCTGAATTTCGTCAGGGAAATCCGCTGCTTAAATAACAAGGCTCCGGTTTATATGCTTTCGAGTGTAGGCGATAATCTTAGTCAGACTACAAGCTATATTGAGCTGGGTCTGGATGGCGTTTTGCAAAAGCCTGTAAACAATGACACGCTTTTGAAAATAATTCGGACAAGAGTTAATTCCTGA
- a CDS encoding glycosyl hydrolase family 28 protein, translating into MNCKKIIGLVLAVCIFHLTGFAAEKDAKPVQDVNVHKVRIVLVGDSTVTDKSGWGLGFRQFLTDKAECVNTAAGGRSSKSFIAENRWAQALELKGDYYLIQFGHNDEPGKGPERSTEPNTTYREYMTRYVDEARAIGAKPILVTSLVRRQWDKSGNGKINSSLVPYVEAVKQIAKEKNVPLIDLHASSKELCEKLCKEKCIELSPVKDNNQVDNTHLNAKGSVEFARLVVEELVRIAPELKPCFRKDPVADSNKVEAKILDIRNFGAKGDGKTLDTEAIQKAIDECGKAGSGTVRLTAGTYLSKPVFLRSNITLQLDEGAILKATDDPNDFVNTENKSSNDPLEFVNGNNLTNITISGKGTIDGSGARWWEPVRAAKKAKQPETGKRPRLVVLNNCVGVRIKDVTLTNSPSFHIIPRNCEDVEIARVTITAPDDSPNTDAIDPSASRYVTITDCVIDTGDDNIVMKSGRPDLAHPNAACQYINVTGCNFFHGHGMSIGSETIGGVQNMTVKNCTFENTESGLRIKSTRGKGGIVENITYSDLTMKNVKTPINITAYYPKIPKEDTAQPVTDSTPKYSKIKISNLTATSPKSAGIIVGLPEWPITDVVLENVHITAPKGLTIRNAKVTLKNVKIETQEGPPFILESGAVVEGLEKPK; encoded by the coding sequence ATGAACTGCAAAAAAATTATAGGATTAGTTTTAGCCGTTTGTATTTTTCATTTAACCGGCTTCGCAGCTGAAAAAGACGCTAAACCTGTGCAGGATGTTAATGTGCATAAGGTACGAATTGTTCTCGTTGGCGATTCTACGGTTACAGACAAGTCCGGCTGGGGACTTGGTTTCAGGCAATTTCTCACCGACAAGGCAGAATGTGTCAATACAGCGGCCGGCGGCAGAAGCTCAAAAAGTTTCATCGCCGAAAATCGCTGGGCCCAGGCTTTGGAACTCAAAGGCGATTATTATTTAATTCAGTTCGGCCATAACGATGAACCCGGCAAAGGCCCCGAACGTTCGACAGAGCCAAATACTACTTATCGTGAATATATGACTCGTTATGTGGACGAAGCTCGCGCTATTGGCGCAAAGCCGATTTTGGTTACCTCGCTTGTTCGCAGGCAATGGGACAAATCCGGAAACGGTAAAATCAATTCAAGCCTGGTACCTTATGTCGAAGCAGTCAAACAAATCGCCAAAGAGAAAAACGTTCCGCTAATTGACCTTCACGCAAGCAGTAAAGAACTATGCGAAAAGCTATGTAAGGAAAAATGTATCGAGCTAAGCCCCGTCAAGGACAATAATCAGGTCGATAATACTCATCTCAACGCTAAAGGCAGTGTAGAGTTTGCCCGGCTGGTCGTTGAAGAACTTGTCCGTATCGCACCGGAACTAAAACCCTGCTTCCGCAAAGATCCTGTCGCTGACTCAAATAAAGTTGAAGCAAAAATTCTCGACATCCGTAATTTCGGCGCCAAAGGCGACGGCAAAACACTCGACACAGAAGCAATACAAAAAGCGATTGATGAATGCGGCAAAGCCGGCAGCGGCACGGTTCGTCTAACAGCAGGAACATATCTGAGCAAGCCTGTTTTTCTTAGAAGTAATATCACACTTCAGCTTGACGAGGGTGCAATTTTAAAAGCAACAGACGACCCAAACGATTTCGTGAACACAGAAAACAAAAGTAGCAATGATCCTTTGGAATTTGTAAACGGCAATAACCTGACAAACATAACCATAAGCGGCAAAGGCACAATTGACGGCTCCGGTGCCAGATGGTGGGAACCTGTCCGAGCGGCAAAAAAAGCCAAACAGCCGGAGACAGGAAAACGTCCGCGTTTGGTGGTTTTAAATAACTGCGTTGGCGTGCGAATCAAAGACGTTACGCTGACCAATTCGCCAAGTTTCCATATTATCCCCCGAAATTGTGAGGATGTGGAAATTGCAAGAGTAACGATAACGGCCCCTGATGATTCGCCAAATACAGACGCTATCGACCCCAGTGCTTCCCGTTATGTCACCATTACCGATTGCGTCATCGACACCGGCGATGATAACATCGTAATGAAATCAGGCCGTCCCGACCTCGCCCATCCAAATGCCGCCTGCCAATATATTAATGTTACAGGCTGTAATTTTTTTCACGGTCACGGAATGTCCATAGGCAGTGAAACTATCGGCGGTGTGCAGAATATGACCGTTAAAAACTGCACATTCGAAAATACAGAAAGCGGACTCAGGATTAAATCAACCCGCGGAAAAGGCGGCATTGTCGAAAACATTACTTATAGCGACCTCACGATGAAAAATGTGAAAACTCCGATTAATATTACTGCGTACTATCCTAAAATCCCGAAGGAAGATACGGCACAGCCGGTCACCGACTCGACGCCAAAATACAGCAAAATTAAAATCTCAAACCTTACGGCTACCAGTCCCAAAAGTGCCGGTATTATAGTCGGCCTGCCGGAGTGGCCCATAACAGATGTTGTGCTGGAAAACGTTCATATTACGGCGCCGAAGGGTTTAACGATTCGTAACGCCAAAGTGACTCTTAAAAATGTGAAAATTGAAACGCAGGAAGGTCCGCCGTTCATACTCGAAAGCGGCGCAGTAGTGGAAGGTCTTGAGAAACCGAAATAA